In one Gopherus evgoodei ecotype Sinaloan lineage chromosome 1, rGopEvg1_v1.p, whole genome shotgun sequence genomic region, the following are encoded:
- the POU3F3 gene encoding POU domain, class 3, transcription factor 3, translating into MATAASNPYLPSNSILAAGSIVHSDSGGGGMQPGSVAVTSVSGGYRGDPSVKMVQSDFMQGAMAASNGGHMLSHAHQWVTALPHAAAAAAAAAAAAVEAGSPWSTSPVGMSGSPQQQQQQQPDVKGSSGREDLHGGTALHHRPPHLGPPHQGHPGAWGATTAAHLPSMAGGQQQQSLIYSQPGGFTVNGMLSPPPGSQSLVHPGLVRGDTPELGDHPSHHHHHHHQHQHHQQHHGGVNSHDPHSDEDTPTSDDLEQFAKQFKQRRIKLGFTQADVGLALGTLYGNVFSQTTICRFEALQLSFKNMCKLKPLLNKWLEEADSSTGSPTSIDKIAAQGRKRKKRTSIEVSVKGALESHFLKCPKPSAQEITNLADSLQLEKEVVRVWFCNRRQKEKRMTPPGIQQQTPDDVYSQVGNVNSDTPPPHHGLQTSVQ; encoded by the coding sequence ATGGCCACCGCGGCTTCTAACCCTTACCTCCCCAGCAACAGCATCCTGGCCGCCGGCTCCATCGTGCACTCGGACTCGGGAGGAGGGGGCATGCAGCCGGGCAGCGTCGCCGTCACCTCGGTCTCCGGCGGCTACCGGGGCGACCCCTCCGTCAAAATGGTCCAAAGTGACTTCATGCAGGGAGCAATGGCTGCTAGCAACGGCGGCCATATGCTGAGCCATGCCCACCAGTGGGTGACAGCCCTGCCTCATGCGGCcgccgctgccgccgccgccgccgcagccGCCGTGGAAGCCGGCTCGCCCTGGTCCACCAGCCCGGTGGGGATGAGCGgcagcccccagcagcagcagcagcagcagcccgatGTGAAAGGCAGCTCCGGCCGAGAGGACCTGCACGGCGGCACGGCGCTACACCACAGGCCACCCCACCTGGGTCCCCCACACCAGGGCCACCCGGGCGCTTGGGGAGCCACCACCGCTGCCCACCTCCCGTCCATGGCCGGGGGACAGCAGCAGCAATCGCTCATCTATTCCCAGCCGGGGGGGTTCACTGTGAACGGGATGCTGAGCCctccccctggcagccagagctTAGTGCACCCGGGATTGGTGAGGGGAGACACGCCAGAGCTGGGGGATCACCCcagccaccaccatcaccaccaccaccagcatcagcaccaccagcagcaccacGGCGGGGTCAACAGCCATGACCCCCACTCGGATGAGGACACGCCGACCTCGGATGACCTGGAGCAGTTCGCCAAGCAGTTCAAGCAGCGGCGGATAAAGCTGGGCTTCACGCAGGCAGATGTGGGCTTGGCCCTGGGCACCCTGTACGGGAACGTCTTCTCCCAGACCACCATCTGCAGGTTTGAGGCTCTGCAGCTCAGCTTCAAGAACATGTGCAAGCTCAAGCCTTTGTTGAACAAGTGGCTGGAGGAAGCCGACTCCTCCACGGGCAGCCCCACTAGCATCGACAAGATCGCAgcgcagggcaggaagaggaagaagcGGACCTCCATCGAGGTGAGTGTCAAGGGGGCCTTGGAGAGTCACTTTCTGAAATGCCCCAAGCCCTCCGCCCAGGAGATTACGAACCTAGCGGACAGTCTGCAGCTGGAAAAGGAGGTGGTCAGGGTTTGGTTTTGCAATCGGaggcagaaagagaaaaggaTGACCCCCCCGGGGATCCAGCAGCAGACCCCCGACGATGTCTACTCCCAGGTCGGCAACGTGAACTCCGACACGCCGCCCCCACACCATGGACTGCAAACAAGTGTGCAGTGA